CGTAATTAGATCATTGTTGGAATATTGTTTATCCGTTTATGTGTTCGTACACGCTTTCACATCTGACTAATAATATAAGTGTTATTATTGCTGATTACAAAATCAGATTTTATAAATGAATTAAAATTAAAACGCATACCTGGATTCCTATCAATACCAATATTTAAatattggaaatgactattccaAAAATACACTTCATTCCgtcctttttcttttaactttgATCTCAACTATTAATTAGAAACATTAAAGCTAAGATGACCTATTATCCTAGTTAagcaaaatcaacttttttttaatttattattttttaaatatataatgatttaaatgaaaaaaataaaaatacgaaAGAATAGAAAAAAagacatcttttttttttttgaaaaaaaaagacaTCTATTTTGAAAAAAAGACATCTAACCAATGAGAAATATGTCTTCTTATTTTGTATTTAATGATACTAGGTTAaaatcccgtgtattacacgggttgtataaatatgattttatataataaataatataaagaTATAGTTCTAAAAAAATTCGTATATTACATatattgaataaaatataatgtcatatgttaataTAAACCGTCATCAAGATTTATCTTTAAGAAATGAACATTGATGTagtatttacttattataacattttacttttttttaatttttaataaacaatataaaatatatatattaaaaaaactcATATATTGCACGTGTTTAATAacatataatgtcatatgttaacacaTACAGTCATCAAAAATTATCTTTTAAAAATCAATTTtaatgtactatttacttattataatatTTTACTTTGTTAATATGTATTCTTAACtaattttttgtaaaaaaataatttaatatgATTCTAATTAAAACAAATTTATATCCTTATCtatatatttattcttatctaatatttttgtttaaaattattattatcatttattctgagataaataagaaaataaggtgagaaagcatcaggaagtgacacgtgtccaaaaaagattttcatttattagtatagaaagattatAAGGGTATAAAAATAACTTTGAATTAATGGACTAATTTAATTAACTCTACCCTTTtagtagggatggcaatgggaCGGGTTTGGGGAGGATATGCCTAATCCCAACCCCATACTCGGTTGTGAAAAACTTGTCCCATACCTGGCTCAAAACCCGTCGGGTATCTATTAGGTAATTATCCGtcaggtatcgggtatacccgtggGTTTCGGGTATGCTTGTGGGTTTTAGATTTCGGGCATATCCATATCCATCGGGTATCAACAAGTAGATGTATGTTAAGTATTATTCTTAGTGTGGCAACATTTAATAACATTGATGAAGTAGTAGGCTTCTATGTCAAATAAAGTTCATTTTTAAAATCCatacatattaaaaaataaaaaagctaAGGAAATTCTTGAAACCAATACATATCCAAAATATCAAAACCATTCTTAGTTTTCATCCTAAACCAATATATatattcaagaacaacaagtccACAGGCCCAACACACACTCCTCATCCATCATCTACTCCCACTACACAAACCCAATCCACTAATAACCAGCCACACGCCCACACCTAGCCCGCGAATCCCCAATCAACCAGTCCAAACCCGATTCAATCGATGGCCCAACAAAACCCAAATCTGACCGACTCTACTCAACCTAGCCCAATTCACAAATCGCCTCTGCGGCCGACAACCAGGttgccttttttttttttttttttttttttttttttaagatttggCTTGTTACAAAGTATATCCTTTAACTAGGGATTGCTTAGGAGTTTAAAACAGTGATTTTAGTATTCAGAAATAGGAGGGGAGTGTCTTGCAAGAGCTTTAATTAGTGAGGTAATTTCATAGTTACTAGAAGTAATTATGTTTATTAATCCGATGggatttctttttataaaaatgtaaaaaggTATATGTTGACAACCCATCGAACATCGAACATGCAAATAATTACCAGCCGTAAAAGAAAATAATATAAAATGAATTGAAAGCCACTTTCTTTATTTCTTTGTTAATTAGTCGCCAACCTTTTTTTTTTCGAAGAGTAAACTAGAGGTGAATAAAAAacaactagtttaatacccgtccggtggacgggttacgTTGATGTGTCGTATATAATAACAATATGACGATCCTTGCTCCTCACTTTCCAAGAGTAACACATCATCCATATAAATAACGCTCCGTCTAACtgaaaaaaaatacataattGAAAAGTTAATTTGGTCTCAAATAGAGGCCATATTTCAAAATGACCATCAAAATGATATCCTATTCATACCAGATTCACTTCAAAGTTCATTAGGGTGAAGGGGGCACCCCCCTAATGAGGTGAGGGGAAACTTTTTGTAACTCAATCATACGTTGCCATGTTATTTCCCCTCTATAACTTCCTTCTTGTCCAAAAACGTACGGGGTGCACCCCTCTTAggggaattgtttttttattcaaaaaaaaaagagaaaagttTTCATTGGTTGAAAAAAAGGGTGGCCCACCTTCTCTCTCCTTCCTTCTTCGGTGCCTCCTCCCCGAAATTGGTCCCCGATTTGGCTCCCCGCTTGGATGACGGCACCGCCCCGCTCGGCAAAATTGGTCCCCGCACGGGGTCACCGAGGGTGCCCCGCTCCCCCTTAATTTCAAGTTATAATCAACACTAAAACCAATAATGAATGCCCCCAAATTCAACAAAGCTCACTAAATTGTATATTGTGTGTTCCAAATAGATAATTAATGTGTAAATCAATTCAATGGATAATAACCTTACATGGAAAGGGGTGAACACAACTTTGGGCAAATTACACAATCATTCGGTAACTTGAATCCCCTACTAGCTTAATCCATATTCACAATCGCAAATGCCATACCTGGATATATGTAATCCAAAATTTCTAAAAATTGGTTCAGTTTTTGCATAATTTTTGTGAGGAATTTTAGATCTTCTGTTTTGATAAGGATAACCGATCAATTGGAAAATAAAGCCatttaaagaaaaaggaaaacaaaagaTATGTAATCTGACATAAGATCGAGGGTGACTCACCAGTCGACCTAGGGAAGCTTTGAAGAGGTGAAGGTAGGAAGAGACCACACCATTGATATTGCCCACCATTATTGTCTTCCCTTATTAGTCTTGGAGCTACAGTGGCATATTTTAATGCCAGAAACTTGATTATAAACCGTCGGTTGACATTCCCTAAACAAAAACCCCAAGATCATAACAGATACAGAAAGATGACGTACAAGAGCTGCTATGGCAGATGTCATAAAACCCACAGATTTCAGAAATTTTGTGGCGCCAGTGTGTGTTAAGCGACGAAAGGGTGTAGAACGGAGGCGGCGCCGGTGTCCGACTCAAACAACAGCAGCGGCGAGTAGAGGAGAAGGGCTTACCGGCGGCAGTTGTGTGAAGCAAACCATTAATACTGTCATTAAACTTCGATAACCTCCCACCACTATCGACGAAAACGCCACTGTATCGCCACCACCTTCCAGAACGTATAAAAGATTAAAAGGAGGAGTTATGAGGTGTAAAGTGGAAAGCAACCATTTGTTTTTAAGAAGATATAAATAGAGGAAGGGTACATGACGGTTACCTGCAACTATCCTGCAACTATCCTGCAACATGGTGAGGAAAAAAAGGAGACAGGGAGGTTTACTGGCAACGTGTACAGAAAAAAGTGGAGCTGCTGAAAATCGAAATGAACCGCTCAACATGATCTGACGGTGGATATCAATTTAGAAAGCGGTTAGATTTAatgggaaatatatatatatatatatatatatatatatgtatataatgtGTTAATCTTATGTCTTAAGTATAATTAAAGTCTTATGTCTTAAATATAATTAAAGGGGATGAATGTGTATTTTTGGCCTTGTGGGATCCAAGGGGATGAATGTGaactttttatataattttatggATTGTGAAGATGATTTTGTACACTTAATTTCTTTGTTGACAAACAAATTAAAGATGTTAGCTTTATTTTCTGTGCTTTATTTTAGGCCTTGATCCTATacaatgtttttttgtttttgttttcatttatATTCTACTTTTTTTCTAAAGTAAATGTTCTTTTTTATTTCTTACTTAACTCATAAAAATTATCTAAAACTGAAAATACCAACTAACTTACAAATTGTAGTAGTCTACGAgctaatattttttattttttatttttagaacaaTTATAACAGTTTACTTGGGTGAGTTGATGACGAAGCAAACGGCGAATATATGAAGTAAATAAGaatttcaaaatgaaaataaCTAAGTACTTATAAACCAAATTATAAATTTTATAACCAACTCCGTGAAACAAAACCATTAACCAAATTAAGGTGGAGCTACTTCATTTCTCGAATATTTGATATGGTAATACACAGAATGCCAAAATCATAATGACAAAATTGACCAAACAAAATGTGACAATCGCCACAATTTCGGCTTTAACCAACCGATCATCCGTTTGATGGCGCCTAGGATCTTTGGCTTTCATAGCATCTGTTTAAAGGCagcttaacacacacacacacacattactTAAAGTGACAATAACAATGTGAACTACCACATATGTTACCCCTACAAATCTCAGGTTTTTGTAGACCAAAAAGTTAATGGGGTGTATCAAGATTTTCTAGCAAATAGCTCACAGGTGATTATATCATCCATGGATGTAGCAGAGCTACCGGCGCCGATCACAGGCACAATGTTGAAAACGGGTTCCTCACAGGTCTTCACCTTTTTGGTCTTTTCGCTAAATTCGTCAAACTTGCTTTGGATGATGAGTGATAATGTTTCATGGGAGATGTTGGAACTTGTAGGAAAGTAAATTCTCAGATTCTGCAAATCAAAAGAGAGATGAATAAGAATTACATCCGACTATAACGCAACATATTATGAGACACACATATTATGTGTGTGTACATGTGTCATGCATATACGTCTTTCTATGTGGTAAAAGAAACTAACAATTACATCATCCCAAGAGAAGTAGTTTTGTGAAAGGACTTTATCAAGACGATACAAGCAAAATTTTGCAATTCGTTCTAATTCCTTCTCAGCAGTGACAATTAGATTATCACCAACGCTAGAACAGATCTTGTCGGCAATTTCAGTTGTAATGGATAAGAGGGCTGCACATATTCTGCCATGAACAACACACTTCTGAAGACATTCATCATGCCCTTTTTCTGGTTGAAAGCATGAATCAAATGGATTCACTGCATGTTTTAGGTCAGACATATCATGATCATTAACAACTTCCTCGGTGTCTGTGTCATCCTCAACAAAGAGTACCGGCTTTACCTCGACAAAAGCTCTACAAAAACAACCAAATAAAAATATTAAGAAAAATTAATAATTCAAATTTAAGTTCGACTTAGTTATGTTTGATCGAATATGTTTGAACTTGTTACATGCAGGTGCATTATATAGCATATGATCACCTCAACCGACCCAGATTTTTAGGAAGATTGTAGTAGTTGGTTTGGAGATAATGGGTCTAAAAATAAGGAGAAAAGAGGAGTGGAGATCATGGGCCTAAATTTATGGAGCAAAACCACCAGCAAAACTGCAAATAACCTCCATTAGAGCGGTTATTTTTGCTAGTTTAAACGGCTGAGATTTCACCTCAGCATGATCCAACGGTGGATATTGACTTGGATGGTGGTTAGACTTAATGGATTCCATAGATATATATAATTTGCGAACCAAAACCGTTTCAAACCCAACCCAAAAGTGATGATGTAACTTTTAAATTGGGCTGAACGTCTAGTACTGGGCCTAACTGCCTAAGTAAGTCTAGCTCGTTGAATCCAGTCCTACCTAAAGGTGTACAAACCGGATATTTTTAATAACCAGTTTCGGTTTCTTGTTTTAAGGGTTAGAACAGGTTATTGTTATAACTGGTTCGGTTCCGGTTTTGgttatttaaccaaaaaatcatATCCTATGTGTCCGAGTCCGGGTAGGGTTCGGTTCCAGTCTTAAGAAACCGGGTATTAAAATACCCTATTTTCGGGTTTTTCTTTACTCTATTTCCATGTCTTTTAGTACCTAATTTTGAGGTTTTTTAATACTCTATTGCGTTTTTACTACCCTATATTCTTgtctttttgtttattattattaaatacgGATTGTATAACGTAAATAAATcaaaataaatgcactaacatAAATTTAAAAGATTGATATTAAAATCATGTATCGGGTATAGCCAGGTATAATCAGTTCTGCTTCCCTTTCTTGTGCGGTTTCAGGTATTAATTAGGTATGATCGGTTCCAGGTATTGAGATCAAAATGCATACCCTATCTATACCCTACAGGTAGGGTCAGTTTCGGTTTCAGGTATAGAATACCCGGGTATTAAAAAAACCGGTTCTGGGTTTTTTACCAGGTCCGGTTCCGGGTACGGTTTTTCTATGCACCTCTAGTCCTACCTGcatctttttttatttataaagcAAAGGGCGATGGGCAAAAGATGCCGAAAAAAAAACCGGGAATGTAACATGACCGGACAAAAAAACTCAAAATCGGGTTATATAAACAAGCGGGTATGGTGTATCTGGTTTCATACCTGACCCTACCCGCCGGTTACATACGGTTCCATAACGTATGATTAGGACGAACTGCTTCCCACAAGGTTatacccaacccaacccaacccaacccaaccgaCCTGAACCGAACAAAACCAGGAGCCAAAAAAACACGATCACTTCCTCTCCAAGTCCTCGGTTCCATACCGGATTTTGACTTTGTTAACCATATTTATGCACCACTGGACAACTACTTGATAATGAAAGGGACTTGCGATCTAGTTGTTAAGTGGTCAAAAGCCCACTTGCGATGTTAGGGGATATGTTTGTGAGATGATTATGACCGTTCAATTGGTTGATATTCCTTGTACACCTTTTTTCTATCCAAATGTTAGTTGCAAGGTTCATGAGTCAGCCATCAATTTTGACTTTTGTTGTCTTTGACTTTGTTTGTTTCTAACAATTGGAAGCATTATAGACTTCAGTCTTCAGAATTTGTCTTCACTGTGAGCTTTTGGACTTTTGGTTGTCTTCATCAAACATCAGATTATgataaaatcaaaacaaaaatgtATGACAACTCCATTTGTAGAGCTTATGACTAAAATTCCATAAATTAACTATGACAGCAAATATAATATTGTTACGAATAGTTAGCTTTGTATTAGAACTAGAGTTATGCACCACCCACGTTGCGGGGCGCTAAACCGAAAATTTCTTACTTTAATATGTGCGTATTTGTTCGGTTAGTTATATatgctacttataacacgatGTAAAAAAAGATACATGGAGTTAACAAAGTAAAGAAAAACGCTAtcatagttatgataaaaaatataactaaaatgatggcaagcgtgtaatttagagttgggggaaaacaataatttgtcagaaccaattagcgagtgctaggcaACTGTTTGGCACGAATAAAAACTAAATTGAGTCAACCAAGTAAAATataacactaccatagttttgcccAAAAAAACAatggcaagattgcaatttttagatggggtaaaatcataattttaaactggaggtaaaataatattttgaactaagggcaaaaggattttttttattttgaatttgggacaaaatcgtaatatttTTACGGagggaaaatcgtaatttttagctgggggcaaaagaaaatttttattttgaactggagccgaaattgtaattttaaactgggaaccaaATTGTAATTTGGCAATACTGTACTTGGGGTCAAAAATACCAGAGGAAAATCGtattttttaactgagggcaaaatcgtaaatttaagctGGGGGCAAAACATAAAAGGAAATTTCAAACTGGAGGCAAGATTGTAATTTGAAACAGAGGATACAATCGTAATTTGGCAGGAGTTATAAATAACTatattatgcaaaaaaaaaaaaggttggcCGCCACTTTTGGCCAACCAAATGCATGAACTATTCCCGTCATTTGTATGGAAATGTATGGAA
This is a stretch of genomic DNA from Helianthus annuus cultivar XRQ/B chromosome 16, HanXRQr2.0-SUNRISE, whole genome shotgun sequence. It encodes these proteins:
- the LOC118488028 gene encoding uncharacterized protein LOC118488028 — encoded protein: MSDLKHAVNPFDSCFQPEKGHDECLQKCVVHGRICAALLSITTEIADKICSSVGDNLIVTAEKELERIAKFCLYRLDKVLSQNYFSWDDVINLRIYFPTSSNISHETLSLIIQSKFDEFSEKTKKVKTCEEPVFNIVPVIGAGSSATSMDDIITCELFARKS